The following proteins come from a genomic window of Nostoc sp. ATCC 53789:
- a CDS encoding Uma2 family endonuclease, with product MVALPDNILMSAEEYLVWEPTQEERYEYWDGEVVMMSGATRNHNRISLNFSKLLDDALANRTCEVYIVDVKVQVEPGQKYFYPDVVVTCDERDTDPQLVQFPCLIIEVLSPSTEAADRGKKFAKYRQSPTLQEYVLVQVAQPGVEVFRRNEQGKWVLSEYNLGDILRLESVDVEIAIIDLYRQVQFESEATEN from the coding sequence ATGGTTGCTTTACCCGACAACATTTTGATGAGTGCAGAAGAATATCTGGTTTGGGAACCCACCCAAGAAGAACGTTACGAGTATTGGGATGGCGAAGTTGTGATGATGAGTGGTGCTACACGCAACCATAATCGGATTTCTCTGAATTTCTCGAAGCTTCTAGATGATGCCCTAGCCAATCGCACCTGTGAAGTATACATTGTAGATGTAAAGGTGCAAGTAGAACCGGGGCAAAAGTATTTTTATCCAGATGTGGTGGTGACTTGCGATGAGCGAGATACCGATCCACAATTAGTACAATTTCCCTGCTTAATTATCGAAGTGCTATCACCTTCAACAGAAGCAGCCGATAGAGGGAAAAAGTTTGCTAAATATCGCCAATCTCCAACCTTGCAAGAATATGTCTTAGTACAAGTAGCTCAACCGGGTGTAGAAGTGTTTCGACGTAACGAACAGGGAAAATGGGTGCTGTCGGAGTATAATTTGGGCGATATATTGCGGCTGGAATCTGTAGATGTAGAAATTGCGATAATCGATTTGTACAGACAAGTGCAGTTTGAAAGCGAAGCCACTGAAAATTGA
- a CDS encoding rhomboid family intramembrane serine protease translates to MFPLYDENPTRITPYFTYGLIGMNIVVFLHEVSLSNAQLSQFLSQYAVVPQELTTNLSGEWITLFTSQFLHGGWWHLISNMLFLWVFGNNIEDRLGHAKYLIFYLACGALAALCQWFIGMNSEIPSLGASGAISGVLGAYIIRFPHAKVMTLVFLGIFITTIRIPALVIIGLFFVQNVISGLATLQTAAQMTVQTGGVAYWAHIGGFVFGVILAPLFGLFRQD, encoded by the coding sequence GTGTTTCCCCTCTACGACGAAAATCCGACGCGAATCACCCCGTATTTCACCTACGGGTTAATTGGCATGAATATTGTAGTTTTTCTCCACGAGGTAAGCCTGTCAAATGCACAATTGAGTCAGTTTTTAAGTCAGTATGCGGTAGTACCTCAAGAGTTAACCACTAATTTGAGTGGAGAGTGGATAACATTATTTACGTCACAATTTTTACACGGTGGTTGGTGGCACTTAATCTCAAATATGTTGTTTCTCTGGGTTTTTGGAAACAATATTGAAGATCGATTAGGTCATGCCAAATATCTAATTTTTTATTTGGCGTGTGGTGCTTTAGCTGCCTTATGCCAATGGTTTATTGGTATGAATTCTGAGATTCCTTCCTTGGGGGCAAGTGGTGCAATTTCTGGGGTTTTGGGTGCGTACATCATCCGCTTTCCCCACGCTAAAGTCATGACCTTAGTTTTTTTGGGGATTTTCATCACCACAATCAGAATTCCAGCACTAGTGATAATTGGACTTTTCTTTGTGCAGAATGTTATATCTGGTCTTGCTACCTTACAAACAGCTGCTCAGATGACTGTACAAACCGGTGGAGTTGCTTATTGGGCGCATATCGGGGGTTTTGTTTTTGGGGTAATTCTTGCTCCCCTGTTTGGGTTGTTTAGGCAGGACTAA
- a CDS encoding rhomboid family intramembrane serine protease gives MVPISDNNPTKITPYVTYGLIAANVLAFLYEASLPPQALNGFLHLAAVVPRELSLSFGGISVHQPVPEWATLITSQFLHGGFLHLAGNMLFLWIFGNNVEDKLGHAKYLLFYLSCGVLAALTQWFFAQDSSIPSLGASGAIAGILGAYILRFPNAEVLGIVPLGIFFPTFRVPAYFFLGFWFLEQAFYGLASLETRTNIGMESGGIAYWAHAGGFIFGAILGPLLGLFNDKSQEESWYK, from the coding sequence GTGGTTCCAATTAGCGATAATAATCCCACAAAAATCACGCCTTATGTAACTTATGGGTTGATTGCTGCCAACGTCCTCGCTTTTCTTTATGAAGCAAGTCTTCCCCCACAAGCATTAAATGGATTTTTACACCTTGCGGCTGTAGTTCCACGAGAACTCAGCCTCAGCTTTGGTGGTATCTCTGTACATCAACCAGTACCAGAATGGGCAACTTTGATTACCTCGCAATTCTTACATGGTGGTTTCTTGCACTTAGCAGGTAATATGCTGTTCCTCTGGATTTTTGGTAACAACGTTGAAGATAAATTAGGTCATGCCAAATATTTACTATTTTATTTATCTTGCGGTGTTTTGGCAGCATTAACACAGTGGTTCTTCGCTCAAGATTCTAGCATTCCATCTTTGGGTGCGAGTGGTGCGATCGCAGGCATTCTAGGAGCATACATTCTCCGCTTTCCCAATGCTGAAGTTCTCGGCATAGTGCCTTTAGGAATTTTCTTCCCAACTTTCCGTGTCCCGGCATATTTCTTTTTGGGATTCTGGTTTCTCGAACAAGCTTTCTATGGGCTTGCTAGCCTCGAAACACGTACTAATATCGGTATGGAAAGCGGCGGTATTGCCTACTGGGCCCATGCAGGTGGGTTTATCTTTGGGGCAATTCTCGGCCCTCTGTTGGGTTTGTTTAACGATAAATCACAGGAAGAATCTTGGTATAAATGA
- a CDS encoding NF041680 family putative transposase has product MILTQLEKFRQGIYDCLGKAKDAVFELMDAVLTSPSIPSFVSLSQSPVFRRQWSSIYAALHDSRPPKRKLMKLLVQEVVTDEQPFLAGDHSFWARPEAKTLKERTFHGDSRGSIGIGQSYSTLAWIPEADGSWALPLKHERITSFETPTSKAAFQLKQITRELGKRPLAAYDRGYGNAKFVQATEKIDADLLLRLASNRCVWGTPGTYKGRGAPCKHGHKFKFNDSETWAEVTETLEVEDPQVGRVKVMRWSGFHFLQSPNRAMEIIRVEVIQPVGRNRKFQPLWLAWLGQTMPPLEDLWQKYLRRFALEHWYRFAKQRLYWTQPQLGSTQAAERWSDLMPLLTWQLWLARLACIDSPLPWQSTQDKLSPGRVAQAFPLILATIGTPAQPPKTRGKSPGRAQGHQPPSRKRYPTVKKHASKKPKTEESLKNADLTAA; this is encoded by the coding sequence ATGATCCTGACACAACTAGAAAAATTCCGCCAAGGTATCTACGATTGTTTGGGAAAGGCCAAAGATGCAGTATTTGAATTGATGGATGCAGTATTAACAAGTCCGAGTATCCCATCGTTTGTAAGCTTGTCACAAAGCCCAGTATTTCGACGGCAATGGTCGAGCATTTATGCAGCACTACATGATAGTCGTCCACCAAAAAGAAAACTGATGAAGCTACTGGTACAGGAGGTAGTGACGGATGAACAGCCATTTCTAGCAGGAGATCATAGCTTTTGGGCAAGACCAGAAGCGAAGACACTAAAAGAAAGAACTTTTCATGGGGACTCCAGGGGAAGCATAGGCATCGGACAAAGTTACAGTACGTTAGCGTGGATACCAGAAGCGGATGGGAGTTGGGCATTGCCGTTAAAGCACGAACGGATCACCAGCTTTGAAACGCCAACAAGTAAAGCCGCATTCCAACTTAAACAAATAACCCGTGAGTTAGGCAAAAGACCGCTTGCTGCTTATGACCGAGGCTACGGCAACGCCAAATTTGTCCAAGCCACGGAGAAGATTGACGCAGACCTGTTGCTGCGTTTAGCTTCTAACCGATGCGTATGGGGTACACCCGGTACTTACAAAGGACGAGGCGCACCGTGTAAACATGGTCATAAGTTTAAGTTCAATGACTCGGAAACTTGGGCAGAGGTAACTGAAACTCTAGAAGTTGAAGACCCGCAAGTTGGTCGAGTAAAAGTCATGCGCTGGAGTGGGTTTCATTTTCTTCAATCTCCAAACCGGGCAATGGAAATCATTCGCGTCGAGGTGATCCAACCAGTTGGACGCAATCGTAAGTTCCAACCCTTATGGCTAGCTTGGTTGGGTCAGACAATGCCTCCATTAGAGGATCTCTGGCAAAAATACCTCCGCCGCTTTGCTCTAGAACATTGGTATCGATTTGCCAAGCAGAGGTTATATTGGACACAGCCTCAGCTTGGCTCTACTCAGGCAGCAGAGCGATGGAGTGACCTGATGCCATTGTTAACTTGGCAATTATGGCTAGCTAGACTTGCCTGTATTGATTCCCCCTTGCCTTGGCAATCGACTCAGGATAAACTGTCTCCAGGACGCGTAGCACAAGCCTTTCCTCTAATTTTAGCCACTATTGGCACTCCTGCTCAACCCCCGAAAACTCGCGGTAAATCACCTGGGCGTGCCCAAGGGCATCAGCCACCTTCGCGTAAGCGTTATCCCACTGTCAAAAAACACGCATCTAAAAAACCTAAAACCGAAGAATCACTTAAGAACGCTGATCTAACTGCTGCTTAG
- a CDS encoding polysaccharide biosynthesis tyrosine autokinase, which produces MTPPIVKRYLIAFDKYKWIGLASFGLVIVGSTLVAMQPEPPTSYIASAALTYSGPPVSFSATGTEIQQQGKELNQEVLLSNQIIAAVAEKVGVKPTKLGNSVVLSVPKKNPRTGELESSILELKYVDTDPKRGIQVLAELMQAMIKLSSDINTGRLQAIIEKINDRVPQAKRELQVAEKKLEQYDRIERTAILAAENGSLLSAVTASQNLQRQMQLTISGVDGQIRSLQNKLGLTVGQAYVSSALSADPIIGNLRAQIYQSESQIAVLRKDLRPEHPTMIQLMRQKQAAEELLQQRASEVLGGDGTAAPLQGSVAGIRTQSSLDPARQQLANQMVSLQTQRETLQQQLVQEIQQEARLRQEYSLIPNKQLERSRLEQEVALKKSIYDQMQVKLTDAKTAEAETTSSLSIARRPTAAADIKPPKSVPITLAVGGFLGVVIGGGVIFLLGALEGTFKTREDIRESLKQREVAVLGELPLMPVDDLDKEAVPVVISADSPYLEFYEKFRSNLRRIGGKNLKVVLITSTSSLEGKTASAYNLGIASARAGKRTLIIETDLRSPSRSTSLKVIPDPDASIEPLRYYANLSECIRLVPDVENLYILPSPGPVRQSAAILESSEMRRLIEDVRERFDLVILDTSPLSISNDPLLIQPYSDGIVLVTRPHYTQENMLGEAVDQLVEAELGLLGAIINGADIIVSVPEEVAQSSTFTSEVEESEEVSAAASKN; this is translated from the coding sequence ATGACCCCACCAATTGTTAAGCGCTATCTTATTGCTTTTGATAAGTACAAGTGGATTGGACTAGCTAGTTTTGGTCTAGTTATAGTAGGGTCGACTTTGGTAGCTATGCAACCAGAGCCACCTACTAGCTATATAGCATCTGCCGCACTTACCTATAGTGGCCCACCAGTTTCTTTCTCTGCAACTGGTACAGAAATCCAACAGCAAGGAAAAGAACTGAATCAGGAAGTTTTACTCTCCAATCAAATAATTGCAGCAGTGGCAGAAAAAGTTGGTGTCAAACCGACAAAGCTGGGTAACAGTGTCGTCCTTTCTGTTCCTAAAAAAAACCCCAGAACTGGAGAATTGGAATCTAGTATTTTGGAATTGAAATATGTAGATACTGATCCCAAACGAGGTATACAGGTCTTGGCGGAATTGATGCAAGCAATGATCAAGTTGAGTAGTGATATCAATACTGGCCGATTACAAGCAATTATTGAAAAGATTAACGATCGCGTACCACAAGCTAAACGAGAATTGCAAGTTGCTGAAAAGAAGCTGGAACAGTACGATCGCATCGAACGAACAGCAATATTAGCAGCCGAGAATGGCAGCTTGTTAAGCGCTGTTACTGCTAGCCAAAATCTCCAACGGCAGATGCAATTAACTATTTCTGGGGTTGATGGTCAAATTCGCAGTTTACAAAATAAGTTAGGCTTAACAGTCGGACAGGCTTATGTTTCTTCTGCTTTGAGTGCCGATCCAATTATTGGGAACTTACGAGCGCAAATTTATCAAAGTGAGTCGCAAATTGCCGTACTCAGAAAGGATTTGCGACCGGAACACCCAACGATGATTCAGCTAATGCGTCAGAAACAAGCGGCTGAAGAATTGCTGCAACAACGTGCATCTGAGGTATTAGGTGGTGATGGGACGGCGGCTCCGCTTCAGGGTAGCGTTGCAGGTATTCGCACCCAAAGCAGCTTAGATCCAGCCCGCCAGCAATTGGCAAACCAAATGGTGTCTTTGCAAACCCAACGGGAGACGCTGCAACAACAATTAGTTCAAGAGATCCAACAAGAAGCGCGACTACGGCAAGAGTATTCTCTGATACCCAATAAGCAATTAGAGCGATCGCGTTTAGAACAGGAGGTTGCCCTCAAAAAATCCATCTACGACCAAATGCAGGTAAAGCTAACCGATGCTAAAACCGCAGAGGCAGAAACTACTAGCAGCCTCAGCATTGCCAGACGACCCACAGCTGCTGCCGACATCAAACCCCCGAAGAGTGTACCTATTACCCTTGCTGTAGGCGGTTTCTTAGGTGTGGTGATTGGTGGTGGGGTAATATTCTTGTTGGGAGCGCTGGAAGGGACTTTCAAAACCAGAGAGGATATTCGCGAGAGCCTCAAGCAACGGGAAGTGGCAGTGTTGGGAGAATTGCCTTTAATGCCAGTTGATGATTTGGATAAAGAGGCAGTACCGGTGGTCATTTCTGCTGATTCTCCTTATTTAGAATTTTATGAGAAATTCCGCAGTAATCTGCGCCGGATAGGTGGTAAAAACTTAAAAGTGGTGTTGATTACTAGCACCAGTAGCTTAGAGGGTAAGACAGCAAGTGCTTATAACTTGGGTATAGCTTCTGCCCGTGCTGGTAAAAGAACCTTGATTATCGAAACAGATTTGCGATCGCCTTCCCGTTCTACATCTCTGAAAGTAATTCCTGATCCCGATGCCTCGATTGAACCCCTACGTTATTACGCTAACTTAAGTGAATGTATCCGTTTAGTTCCTGATGTAGAAAATTTATACATTCTTCCAAGCCCTGGCCCTGTGCGCCAATCTGCTGCTATTCTGGAATCTAGCGAAATGCGGCGGCTAATTGAGGATGTCCGCGAACGCTTTGATTTAGTTATTTTAGATACTAGCCCACTCAGCATATCGAATGATCCTCTGTTAATCCAACCTTACAGTGATGGGATCGTATTAGTGACACGGCCACACTACACACAAGAGAATATGTTAGGTGAAGCTGTTGATCAATTGGTAGAAGCTGAACTGGGGTTGTTAGGAGCAATTATTAATGGTGCTGATATCATTGTTTCTGTACCTGAAGAAGTTGCACAATCATCAACATTTACATCTGAGGTAGAAGAATCAGAAGAAGTTTCAGCAGCTGCTAGCAAAAACTGA
- a CDS encoding IS66 family transposase: MEKNLPLKLDTETLKQLEKEQLVEMLMEQAKAIEQLKSRVIELESVIEKLKVSRDLDSTTSSKPPSADILKKTEKKLEDEAGESETPKRKPGGQPGHRGKTRKGFGRVDRFEILRPQVCFCCGQKEFSNEPIKIETQQVAQLVERPIEIVEYQRHTCICSECGSKQTADWSPEIVPGQDIGIRLQAFLGWINNYGHLPYEKQQELLWELGEIEIGVGTLVATNERIDGAVAQSIDNLKEWIKQTQPNIHSDETPWVIKGVKEWLWIFANTDFALFHAADTRSRAELEAILGSSYSGVLSSDDFSAYNGYPVKAQQKCQAHLRRHFKKLILIPGLNNKEIGSAFVSLIDEGFKNYALFQQTKNIDEFWSWASEFKIKVESSIHSWIDKAGGEAGKLLRSLRNKAHQWWYFLDHPDIPPDNNLAERTLRLAVTKRKVSGGSRSMKRFQDTANLLTVIQTCRRQGRSVIEFFDQAIKAMVNSSVQTPSLIPLV, from the coding sequence ATGGAAAAAAACCTGCCACTAAAACTAGACACTGAAACCCTAAAACAGTTGGAGAAAGAGCAACTGGTAGAGATGCTTATGGAGCAGGCAAAAGCTATAGAACAGCTAAAATCCAGAGTAATAGAACTAGAATCTGTAATAGAGAAACTCAAAGTTAGTAGAGACTTAGACAGCACAACATCATCAAAACCACCGTCGGCAGACATCCTCAAAAAAACCGAGAAAAAACTTGAAGATGAAGCAGGGGAGAGTGAAACGCCAAAACGGAAACCAGGAGGACAGCCAGGACATCGGGGAAAAACGAGAAAGGGTTTTGGGAGAGTAGATAGGTTTGAGATATTAAGACCGCAAGTGTGTTTTTGTTGTGGTCAAAAGGAATTCAGTAACGAACCAATAAAAATAGAAACCCAGCAAGTAGCACAGTTGGTAGAAAGACCTATCGAAATCGTAGAATATCAAAGACATACCTGTATTTGCAGCGAGTGTGGGTCAAAACAAACAGCAGACTGGTCGCCAGAAATAGTACCGGGACAAGATATAGGAATCAGACTGCAAGCTTTCTTGGGATGGATAAATAATTACGGGCATTTACCATACGAGAAACAACAAGAATTGTTGTGGGAACTGGGTGAAATAGAAATTGGAGTCGGGACTTTAGTAGCCACAAATGAACGAATAGATGGTGCCGTAGCTCAAAGTATTGACAACCTTAAAGAGTGGATAAAACAAACCCAGCCGAATATCCATTCGGATGAAACACCTTGGGTAATCAAAGGGGTAAAAGAATGGTTATGGATTTTTGCCAATACCGATTTCGCTTTATTTCATGCGGCTGATACTCGTTCTCGCGCCGAATTAGAGGCAATTTTGGGTTCAAGTTACTCTGGTGTACTCAGTTCTGATGACTTTAGTGCTTATAACGGTTATCCGGTGAAAGCCCAACAGAAATGTCAGGCGCATTTACGCCGTCACTTCAAGAAACTCATCTTAATTCCTGGCTTGAATAACAAAGAGATTGGGTCAGCATTTGTCAGCCTGATAGATGAAGGTTTTAAAAACTATGCTCTCTTCCAACAAACTAAAAACATTGATGAGTTCTGGAGTTGGGCATCCGAGTTTAAAATAAAAGTTGAATCTTCCATTCATTCATGGATTGATAAAGCTGGAGGAGAAGCTGGTAAACTTTTACGCTCCTTACGTAATAAAGCTCATCAATGGTGGTATTTCTTAGACCACCCGGACATACCCCCTGATAATAATTTAGCAGAACGAACATTACGTTTAGCAGTCACAAAACGAAAAGTCAGTGGTGGTTCTCGTTCTATGAAGCGATTCCAAGATACTGCTAATTTATTGACTGTTATACAAACTTGTCGCCGTCAAGGACGCTCTGTAATTGAGTTTTTTGACCAAGCTATCAAAGCGATGGTTAACTCTTCTGTGCAGACCCCTTCTTTAATTCCTCTCGTTTAG
- the uvrB gene encoding excinuclease ABC subunit UvrB, with the protein MTEFCLQAPFSPTGDQPQAIAQLTASIQSGNRYQTLLGATGTGKTFSVAAVIEKIGKPTLVLAHNKTLAAQLCNELRDFFPNNAVEYFVSYYDYYQPEAYIPVTDTYIEKTAAINDEIDMLRHSATRSLFERRDVIVVASISCIYGLGMPAEYLKAAIPLQIGMEVNQRQILRDLANVQYSRNDIEMGRGKFRVRGDVLEIGPAYEDRIIRVEFFGDEIDAIRYIDPVTGEILKSLEAVNVYPARHFVTPEERLEGACHDIAAELKQQKLDLEQAGKLLEAQRIDQRTRYDLEMLREVGYCNGVENYSRHLAGRQAGESPECLIDYFPKDWLLIIDESHVTVPQIRGMYNGDQARKKVLIEHGFRLPSAADNRPLKAEEFWQKVNQCIFVSATPGNWELEISEDNVIEQVIRPTGVVDPEISVRPTEGQIDDLLGEIKDRADRHERVLITTLTKRMAEDLTEYLQDRSIRVRYLHSEITSIERIEILQNLREGKFDVLVGVNLLREGLDLPEVSLVAIMDADKEGFLRTERSLIQTIGRAARHVQGQAILYADNMTGSMIKAIDETDRRRGIQTAHNRLHGITPQPIVKKSSNAILAFLDVSRRLNATDLKVVDEHLDELPLEQIPGLITLLEAQMKEAAKKLEFEEAGKLRDRIKHLRDKMLGR; encoded by the coding sequence ATGACAGAATTTTGTCTTCAAGCTCCCTTTAGTCCCACAGGCGATCAACCGCAAGCGATCGCACAACTAACCGCTAGTATCCAATCAGGCAACCGTTATCAAACTTTACTAGGAGCCACTGGAACTGGTAAGACATTTTCGGTGGCAGCAGTTATTGAGAAAATTGGCAAGCCAACCCTAGTCTTGGCGCATAACAAAACTTTGGCTGCACAGCTTTGTAACGAGTTGCGGGATTTCTTCCCCAACAACGCAGTCGAGTATTTTGTCAGCTACTACGATTATTATCAGCCAGAAGCGTATATTCCCGTTACCGACACTTATATTGAAAAAACGGCGGCGATTAATGACGAAATAGATATGTTGCGGCATTCGGCGACGCGATCGCTGTTTGAACGTCGTGATGTCATTGTCGTTGCTTCCATCAGCTGCATCTACGGTTTAGGAATGCCAGCAGAATATCTGAAAGCTGCCATCCCTCTCCAAATAGGTATGGAAGTAAATCAACGCCAAATTTTACGGGATTTGGCAAATGTTCAATATAGCCGCAACGACATCGAAATGGGCCGAGGAAAATTTCGTGTCCGTGGTGATGTCTTAGAAATTGGCCCAGCCTATGAAGACCGAATTATCCGCGTCGAATTTTTTGGTGATGAAATTGATGCGATTCGCTATATTGACCCGGTGACAGGGGAAATTCTCAAAAGCTTGGAAGCAGTGAATGTTTACCCGGCGCGTCACTTTGTCACCCCAGAAGAACGCTTAGAAGGAGCTTGTCACGACATCGCCGCCGAGTTGAAACAGCAAAAACTAGACTTAGAACAAGCTGGGAAACTATTAGAAGCGCAACGCATAGATCAACGTACACGTTATGACCTAGAAATGCTGCGCGAAGTAGGTTACTGCAACGGTGTCGAGAACTATTCACGTCACTTAGCAGGAAGACAAGCTGGAGAATCACCAGAATGTTTAATTGATTATTTTCCCAAAGATTGGCTATTAATTATTGATGAATCTCACGTAACCGTGCCCCAAATTCGCGGTATGTATAACGGTGATCAAGCGAGAAAAAAAGTTTTAATTGAACATGGATTTCGTCTTCCTAGCGCTGCTGACAACCGTCCTTTAAAAGCCGAAGAATTTTGGCAAAAGGTAAACCAGTGTATTTTTGTATCAGCAACTCCTGGAAATTGGGAATTAGAAATTTCAGAAGATAATGTAATTGAGCAAGTGATTCGACCAACTGGGGTAGTTGATCCAGAAATTTCTGTGCGTCCTACAGAAGGACAAATTGATGATTTATTGGGAGAAATTAAAGATAGAGCCGATCGCCATGAACGAGTGTTAATTACCACATTAACCAAGCGGATGGCGGAAGATTTAACCGAATATTTGCAAGACCGCAGTATAAGGGTAAGGTATTTACATTCCGAGATTACTTCTATTGAGCGCATTGAGATTTTGCAGAACTTGCGCGAGGGTAAATTTGATGTTTTGGTTGGGGTGAATTTGCTGCGGGAAGGCTTGGATTTACCCGAAGTTTCCTTAGTAGCAATTATGGATGCAGATAAAGAAGGTTTCCTGCGAACCGAGCGTTCCTTAATTCAAACTATTGGTAGAGCCGCGCGTCACGTCCAAGGACAAGCGATTTTGTATGCCGACAATATGACAGGTAGCATGATTAAAGCTATTGATGAAACAGATAGGCGGCGTGGTATTCAAACAGCACATAATCGACTGCATGGGATTACACCGCAACCAATTGTGAAAAAATCAAGTAACGCGATTTTGGCTTTTTTAGATGTATCTCGGCGGTTGAATGCAACTGATTTGAAAGTTGTAGATGAACATCTAGATGAACTGCCATTAGAACAGATTCCAGGGTTGATTACTCTGTTAGAAGCGCAGATGAAAGAAGCGGCGAAGAAACTGGAATTTGAAGAGGCGGGGAAATTGCGCGATCGCATTAAACATCTGCGGGATAAAATGTTAGGACGTTAA
- a CDS encoding DUF2281 domain-containing protein, translating to MKSSVTKVFRKKLDELPASESLKQELLHYAKAVSQETLLQKKRRSGILKGTFVLPLPDDFDEPLEVFKEYIE from the coding sequence ATGAAGTCAAGTGTTACGAAGGTATTTCGCAAGAAACTTGATGAGCTTCCTGCATCAGAGTCACTTAAACAAGAACTTTTGCATTATGCAAAAGCTGTTTCCCAAGAGACTTTACTACAAAAAAAGCGTCGTTCTGGCATCTTAAAAGGAACTTTTGTTTTACCTTTGCCTGATGACTTTGATGAACCTCTGGAAGTTTTTAAGGAATATATAGAATGA
- a CDS encoding CsbD family protein has translation MSIEDRAKAAAKNVEGKAQEALGNITGDPEDKAKGKAKQAESEVRHGIEDVKDNVKKNID, from the coding sequence ATGAGTATTGAAGATCGCGCTAAAGCTGCTGCTAAAAATGTTGAAGGTAAGGCCCAAGAAGCATTAGGAAATATCACTGGAGATCCAGAAGATAAAGCCAAAGGTAAAGCAAAACAAGCTGAAAGCGAAGTCCGTCATGGGATTGAAGACGTAAAAGATAATGTGAAGAAAAATATTGACTAA
- a CDS encoding SDR family oxidoreductase, with amino-acid sequence MSDAYGGLSLRWTLRGKKALITGATKGIGLAVANEFLSLGAEVIIVARNSQDVDQQLIIWRELGLPAYGITADVATAEGRQAIFEQVGKTWDKLDILVNNVGTNISKKVVDYTAAEYQFIIQTNQISIFEMCRLFYPLLQNGENSSIVNISSVAGLVSNRTGAPYGMTKAAINQLTRSLSVEWAGDQIRVNTVAPWAIRTPLTESVLDNQDFLKLVLSQTPMGRVGQPEEVAGLVAFLCMPAASFITGQCITVDGGFLAFGF; translated from the coding sequence ATGAGTGATGCCTACGGCGGGCTAAGTCTACGCTGGACACTGAGAGGAAAGAAAGCACTGATTACAGGTGCTACCAAAGGCATTGGACTAGCTGTTGCCAATGAGTTCTTATCTCTAGGTGCAGAAGTCATAATTGTGGCACGGAATTCTCAAGATGTTGACCAACAACTAATTATCTGGCGAGAATTAGGATTACCTGCTTATGGAATTACGGCAGATGTTGCAACTGCTGAGGGGCGACAAGCCATTTTTGAGCAGGTTGGCAAAACCTGGGATAAATTAGACATCCTGGTTAATAATGTGGGAACCAATATCAGCAAAAAAGTAGTAGACTACACGGCTGCTGAATATCAGTTCATCATCCAGACAAACCAGATATCAATTTTTGAGATGTGCCGTCTGTTTTACCCTCTGCTGCAAAATGGGGAAAATAGCAGCATTGTAAATATAAGTTCTGTGGCGGGTTTAGTCTCAAACCGTACAGGCGCTCCTTATGGTATGACTAAAGCGGCTATAAATCAACTGACGCGATCGCTATCAGTTGAATGGGCTGGCGATCAAATTAGGGTAAATACCGTAGCACCTTGGGCTATTCGCACTCCTCTAACCGAGTCTGTACTCGATAACCAAGATTTTCTCAAATTAGTTCTGTCCCAAACACCTATGGGAAGAGTTGGTCAACCAGAAGAAGTAGCGGGTTTAGTAGCATTTCTTTGTATGCCTGCGGCATCTTTCATCACTGGACAATGTATCACTGTCGATGGTGGTTTTTTGGCTTTCGGTTTTTAA